One stretch of Patagioenas fasciata isolate bPatFas1 chromosome 9, bPatFas1.hap1, whole genome shotgun sequence DNA includes these proteins:
- the THAP4 gene encoding peroxynitrite isomerase THAP4 isoform X3 has protein sequence MAGDGANAETPQLNPVMEPLSWMLGTWLSDPPGDGTFPTMKPFQYLEEVHISHVGQPMLNFSFNAFHPDTRKPMHRECGFIRLKPDTNKVAFISAQNTGLVEVEEGEVNGQELSIASHSIARISFAKKPHVEQITRKFRLNSDGKLEQTVSMATTTQPMTQHLHITYKKVMP, from the exons ATGGCTGGCGATGGAGCAAATGCAG AGACTCCCCAGCTGAACCCTGTGATGGAGCCGCTGTCCTGGATGCTGGGCACGTGGCTCTCGGACCCGCCGGGAGACGGCACCTTCCCCACCATGAAACCCTTCCAGTACCTGGAGGAAGTGCACATCTCTCATGTGGGGCAGCCCATGCTTAACTTCTC GTTCAACGCCTTCCATCCGGACACCAGGAAACCCATGCACCGAGAATGTGGATTCATCCGCCTCAAACCTGACACTAATAAGGTGGCTTTCATCAGCGCTCAGAACACAG GTCTGGTGGAGGTGGAGGAAGGGGAGGTGAATGGACAAGAGCTGTCGATAGCTTCTCACTCCATAGCCAGAATCTCCTTTGCCAAGAAGCCCCATGTAGAGCAG ATTACCAGAAAATTCAGGCTCAATTCTGATGGGAAACTTGAACAAACTGTCTCGATGGCAACCACTACGCAGCCCATGACTCAGCACCTCCACATTACCTACAAGAAGGTGATGCCCTGA